Proteins encoded by one window of Thermofilaceae archaeon:
- a CDS encoding inositol monophosphatase — protein MASLLEIVRGAARAGGLAALRVREEGGLREVGVGRGGDVALAGDLAAERAVLEYIESTLSDFTFISEEVGEVTRGRGGVTFVVDPVDGSRNYKLGIPFFATSVAAAEGSTLDDVVAAAIYAPALGLELYAVKGGGAYLNGRRLAVKRTGDGLVVSVNSTPKAGALPFALMLLLSPKGAVVRNLGAACLELSLVAAGALDAYVDPWYATRPVDLAAATLIVREAGALVSARGKLGETPRLTIDERIALVAAVDGETIEVVLNALRALGSSALSG, from the coding sequence GTGGCATCTCTCCTGGAGATCGTTAGGGGTGCGGCGAGGGCCGGAGGCCTGGCCGCTCTGAGGGTTAGGGAGGAGGGGGGTTTGAGGGAGGTTGGAGTGGGTAGGGGCGGGGATGTTGCCCTAGCCGGCGATTTGGCGGCCGAGCGGGCGGTGCTGGAGTACATCGAGAGTACTTTGAGCGACTTCACGTTCATCTCGGAGGAGGTTGGCGAAGTTACGCGGGGTAGGGGTGGGGTCACCTTCGTTGTTGACCCGGTTGATGGGAGCAGGAACTACAAGCTGGGGATCCCCTTCTTCGCCACTTCAGTAGCCGCCGCGGAGGGGTCGACGCTCGACGACGTTGTGGCAGCAGCGATCTACGCGCCGGCCCTGGGCCTCGAGCTGTACGCAGTGAAGGGAGGGGGCGCCTACCTCAACGGCCGAAGGCTCGCGGTTAAACGCACCGGCGACGGCCTCGTCGTCTCCGTGAACTCAACCCCTAAAGCGGGTGCTCTCCCCTTCGCCCTCATGCTGCTCCTGTCTCCCAAAGGGGCTGTGGTGAGGAACCTCGGTGCAGCGTGCCTCGAGCTATCCCTCGTTGCAGCCGGAGCCTTGGACGCGTACGTCGACCCGTGGTACGCCACCCGCCCGGTCGATTTAGCGGCAGCCACCCTGATAGTTAGAGAGGCCGGCGCCCTCGTGAGCGCTAGGGGCAAGTTGGGCGAAACCCCCCGCCTGACGATCGACGAGAGGATCGCGCTTGTGGCAGCCGTAGACGGGGAAACCATCGAAGTCGTCCTCAACGCTCTTCGAGCGCTCGGTTCAAGCGCTCTCTCTGGGTAA